The nucleotide sequence ACTTATTTTAGCTAAAACTAGCTTAGTTAAGAGTATATATTTTTACTTAAGTAACAAATTTTTTTTATAGATTAAATTGTTAAAAAAAATTATCATTTATATTTAAATATTTTATACTTAAAATTTAAAAATTAATAAAAAATACAATACTTATAATATTTAAACATGTTTTTATCATCAATAATTTATACCCTGTGGATAAATTATCTTAAAACTGTGTAGAATAGATAAGAACTCTACTTCGCTGTGCGCTATTATTTTTAGTACGCTAACAATTTTCAATAAAATTGCTAGTAAAATTACCGTGAAATGAGTGTTCATTAGCTTTTTTACCGTCTTTTTTAAAAATTAAGTTTTATATAAAAAATATTTATTAGCATTTGATAATCTTATCGATTTTGTATGAGTGGAGTTCATCGTGTCACTTACGCTTTGGCAAAAGTGTCTTATACGTTTTCAGGATAATCTTCCTGCTACTGAGTTCAGTATGTGGATTCGTCCACTACAGGCTGAATTAAATAATAATACGTTAGCATTGTATGCACCAAATCGTTTTGTATTGGAATGGGTTAAAGATAAATATCTTAATAGTATTAATGTTTTGCTAAATGAGTTTTGTGGTTCGAATGTTCCATTACTACGGTTTGAGGTAGGTACTCGACCAATAGTTCAAGTTTCTACACTTGATTCTTCAATAAATAATGATATTACAACTTCTATAAATATAGATGATTGTATACTACCAACAAGAATAGTACGACCTAGTTGGGATTCTGTTTTAGCACCACCAAAGCTTATTTACTATTCTAATGTTAATACTAGACATAATTTTCATAATTTTGTAGAAGGAAAATCTAACCAATTAGCACGTTCAGTTGCACAGCAAGTAGCTAATAATCCAGGAAGTTCTTATAATCCACTATTTCTTTATGGTGGAACTGGTTTAGGTAAAACTCATTTATTACATGCAGTAGGTAATGATATTATTATACATAAATTACATTCTAAAGTTGTTTATATGCATTCTGAACGTTTTGTACAAGATATGGTCAAGGCATTGCAAAAGAATGCAATTGAAGAGTTTAAGCGTTATTATCGTTCAGTAGATGCATTACTTATTGATGATATACAATTTTTTGCTAATAAAGAACGTTCTCAAGAAGAGTTCTTTCATACTTTTAATGCTCTATTAGAAGGTAATCAACAAATAATTCTAACATCAGATCGTTATCCAAAAGAAATTAACGGCGTAGAAGATCGCTTAAAATCTCGTTTTGGATGGGGGCTTACTGTAGCGATTGAACCACCTGAATTAGAAACTAGAGTAGCTATCTTAATGAAGAAGGCTGATGAAAATGAAATTTTCTTACCAGATGAAGTAGCTTTTTTTATCGCTAAACGATTACGTTCTAATGTTCGTGAACTAGAAGGTGCATTGAATCGTGTAATTGCTAATGCTAATTTCACTGGTCGTGCTATTACTATTGATTTTGTTCGGGAAGCTTTACGTGATCTACTAGCTTTACAAGAAAAATTAATTACCATAGACAATATACAAAAAACTGTAGCAGAATACTATAAAATTAAAGTATCAGATTTATTATCCAAACGCCGTTCTAGATCTGTCGCTCGTCCAAGGCAGATGGCGATGGCACTAGCAAAAGAATTGACTAATCATAGTCTACCAGAAATTGGAGATGCTTTTGGTGGACGTGATCATACTACGGTACTTCATGCTTGTCGTAAAATTGAACAATTACGTGAAGAAAATCATAATATTAAAAAAGATTTTTCTAATCTTATTAGGATATTATCCTGTTAATATATAAAATTTTATGAAATTTATTATAGAACGTGAACAGATATTAAAACCGCTACAACAAGTTAGTAACCCGCTTAGCGGACGTCCAAAGTTACCAATACTTGGAAACTTATTACTCCAAGTAAATAAAGGTTTTTTAACACTAACTGCTACTGATTTAGAAATAGAAATGGTAGCTCGTATTGTACTAACTCAAGCATATCAATCAAATGCTATTACTGTACCTGCTCGTAAATTTTACGATATTTGTCGTTGTCTACCAGAAGGTGTAGAAATTAACGTTACTTTAATTGGTGATAGGATATTAGTGCGCTCTGGTCGTAGTAGATTTTCACTAGCTACACTTCCTGCTAGTGACTTTCCAAATTTAGATGATTGGCGAAGTGAAGTAGAATTTATAGTACCTCAGATAATATTAAAGCGTTTAATAGAGTCTACTCAATTTTCTATGGCTCATCAAGATGTTCGTTATTATCTTAATGGTATGTTATTAGAAACAGAAGATAAAATTCTAAGAACAGTTGCTACTGATGGACATCGTTTAGCAGTGTGCTCTATTCCTATTAAGCAGTTATTACCAAATTATTCAGTTATTGTGCCTAGAAAA is from Pantoea sp. Aalb and encodes:
- the dnaA gene encoding chromosomal replication initiator protein DnaA, with amino-acid sequence MSLTLWQKCLIRFQDNLPATEFSMWIRPLQAELNNNTLALYAPNRFVLEWVKDKYLNSINVLLNEFCGSNVPLLRFEVGTRPIVQVSTLDSSINNDITTSINIDDCILPTRIVRPSWDSVLAPPKLIYYSNVNTRHNFHNFVEGKSNQLARSVAQQVANNPGSSYNPLFLYGGTGLGKTHLLHAVGNDIIIHKLHSKVVYMHSERFVQDMVKALQKNAIEEFKRYYRSVDALLIDDIQFFANKERSQEEFFHTFNALLEGNQQIILTSDRYPKEINGVEDRLKSRFGWGLTVAIEPPELETRVAILMKKADENEIFLPDEVAFFIAKRLRSNVRELEGALNRVIANANFTGRAITIDFVREALRDLLALQEKLITIDNIQKTVAEYYKIKVSDLLSKRRSRSVARPRQMAMALAKELTNHSLPEIGDAFGGRDHTTVLHACRKIEQLREENHNIKKDFSNLIRILSC
- the dnaN gene encoding DNA polymerase III subunit beta → MKFIIEREQILKPLQQVSNPLSGRPKLPILGNLLLQVNKGFLTLTATDLEIEMVARIVLTQAYQSNAITVPARKFYDICRCLPEGVEINVTLIGDRILVRSGRSRFSLATLPASDFPNLDDWRSEVEFIVPQIILKRLIESTQFSMAHQDVRYYLNGMLLETEDKILRTVATDGHRLAVCSIPIKQLLPNYSVIVPRKAIIELARLLDGGETSIQIQIGSGNIRTYVGNFIFTSRLVDGHFPNYRRVLPKNPDKILEANCDLLKQAFARAAIISNEKFRGVRLYITKNQLKIIANNPEQEEAEEILDVYYDGSDLEIGFNVSYILDILNALKCEKVRILLTDSISSVQIEDVDNPISVYVVMPMRL